In Blautia wexlerae DSM 19850, a single window of DNA contains:
- a CDS encoding HAD family hydrolase, giving the protein MKKDNNKIKKIGAWIAIIILLLACCMPMIFAFGNGEDSQAYFKASLAVAIMVPIMAYAIWMVYKLLNRNKKVVDSDMENIIFDVGQVLVKYDWETYLDSFGFPKEERDKIAEVVFQSNTWNERDRSSETEQYYVDQMVKAAPEYEKDIREVMRRSDETIEKTDYAETWVRYLKDKGYHVYILSNYATDTLERTEDKLTFLKYVDGAVFSCQVKQIKPEPEIYKTLLGRYHLDPEKSVFLDDRAENCEAARKQGIHAIQFKSFKQAAAELEKLGVN; this is encoded by the coding sequence ATGAAAAAAGATAATAATAAGATAAAGAAAATCGGGGCATGGATCGCAATCATAATCCTGCTTCTTGCATGTTGTATGCCGATGATTTTTGCATTCGGGAATGGAGAAGATTCGCAGGCCTATTTTAAAGCCTCGCTTGCAGTGGCGATCATGGTTCCCATCATGGCTTATGCAATATGGATGGTTTATAAATTACTGAACAGGAATAAAAAGGTGGTGGATTCGGATATGGAGAATATTATTTTTGACGTTGGACAGGTTCTTGTAAAATATGACTGGGAGACCTATCTGGACAGTTTTGGTTTTCCGAAGGAAGAGCGTGATAAAATTGCGGAAGTGGTATTTCAGAGCAATACCTGGAATGAGAGAGACAGAAGCAGCGAGACTGAGCAATATTATGTAGATCAGATGGTAAAAGCTGCACCGGAGTACGAAAAGGATATCCGGGAGGTAATGCGCCGTTCTGACGAGACAATTGAGAAAACAGATTATGCGGAAACCTGGGTGAGATATCTGAAAGATAAAGGATATCATGTTTATATTCTTTCCAATTATGCAACTGACACACTGGAGAGAACGGAGGATAAACTTACGTTTCTTAAATATGTAGACGGAGCAGTGTTCTCCTGTCAGGTGAAGCAGATCAAACCGGAACCGGAAATTTACAAAACCCTGCTCGGACGCTACCATCTTGACCCGGAGAAATCCGTATTTCTGGATGACAGAGCGGAGAACTGTGAGGCAGCCAGAAAACAGGGAATCCATGCAATTCAGTTTAAATCTTTTAAACAGGCGGCAGCAGAACTGGAGAAACTGGGCGTCAATTAA
- a CDS encoding adenylosuccinate synthase, translating into MVKAVVGANWGDEGKGKITDMLAEKADIIVRFQGGANAGHTIVNNYGKFALHTLPSGVFYDHTTSVIGNGVALNIPVFFKEYNEVVSRGVPAPKILISERAQMVMPYHILFDQYEEERLGGKSFGSTKSGIAPFYSDKYAKIGFQVSELFDEEHLKEKLASVCATKNVLLEHLYHKPLLNVDELFAELMEYKKMVEPYVCDVSLYLWNALKEGKEVLLEGQLGSLKDPDHGIYPMVTSSSTLAGYGAVGAGLPPYEIKQIVTVCKAYSSAVGAGAFVSEIFGDEADELRRRGGDGGEFGATTGRPRRMGWFDCVASKYGCRLQGATDVAFTVLDVLGYLDEIPVCTGYEIDGKVTTEFPTTTLLEKAKPVLETLPGWKCDIRGIKKYEDLPENCRKYVEFVEKHIGFPITMISNGPGRDDIIYRNK; encoded by the coding sequence ATGGTAAAAGCAGTTGTTGGAGCTAACTGGGGAGATGAAGGTAAAGGTAAGATTACCGATATGCTCGCTGAGAAGGCTGATATTATCGTAAGATTTCAGGGTGGTGCAAATGCAGGTCATACAATCGTAAATAACTATGGTAAATTTGCCCTTCATACTCTGCCGTCAGGTGTGTTTTATGATCATACTACAAGTGTGATCGGCAACGGTGTTGCACTGAATATCCCGGTATTTTTCAAAGAGTACAATGAAGTGGTAAGCAGAGGTGTTCCGGCTCCGAAGATCCTTATCTCCGAGAGAGCACAGATGGTTATGCCATACCATATTCTTTTTGACCAGTATGAGGAAGAACGTCTGGGCGGCAAATCTTTCGGATCTACCAAGTCAGGTATTGCTCCGTTCTACTCAGACAAATATGCAAAGATTGGTTTCCAGGTAAGTGAACTTTTTGATGAAGAACATCTGAAAGAAAAACTTGCAAGTGTATGTGCGACAAAGAATGTTCTTCTTGAACATTTATATCACAAACCGCTTCTTAATGTGGATGAATTATTTGCTGAACTTATGGAATATAAGAAAATGGTTGAACCATATGTATGTGACGTATCCCTGTATCTGTGGAACGCATTAAAAGAAGGTAAAGAAGTTCTTCTTGAGGGACAGCTTGGTTCTCTGAAAGACCCGGATCATGGAATTTATCCGATGGTTACATCTTCCTCTACCCTGGCAGGATATGGTGCAGTAGGAGCAGGTCTTCCACCATATGAGATCAAACAGATTGTTACTGTATGCAAGGCATACTCCAGTGCAGTAGGAGCAGGTGCATTTGTTTCTGAAATCTTTGGCGATGAAGCAGATGAACTGAGAAGACGTGGCGGTGACGGCGGTGAATTTGGTGCTACTACAGGCCGTCCAAGACGTATGGGATGGTTTGACTGTGTTGCTTCCAAATACGGATGCCGTCTTCAGGGAGCTACAGATGTTGCTTTCACAGTTCTTGATGTTCTTGGATATCTGGATGAAATTCCGGTCTGCACAGGATATGAGATTGATGGAAAAGTAACAACAGAATTTCCGACAACTACACTGCTTGAGAAAGCAAAACCGGTTCTGGAGACTCTGCCGGGATGGAAATGCGACATCCGCGGAATCAAAAAATATGAAGATCTGCCGGAGAACTGCAGAAAGTATGTTGAGTTCGTTGAGAAACATATCGGATTCCCGATTACTATGATCTCCAATGGCCCGGGACGTGACGATATCATCTACAGAAATAAATAA
- the purB gene encoding adenylosuccinate lyase, producing MSTDRYVSPLSERYASKEMQYIFSPDMKFRTWRRLWIALAETEKELGLNITQEQIDELKAHAEDINYDVAKERERQVRHDVMSHVYAYGVQCPKAKGIIHLGATSCYVGDNTDIIVMTEALKLVKKKLVNVIAELSAFADKYKDQPTLAFTHFQPAQPTTVGKRATLWTQEFLLDLEDLEYVLGTMKLLGSKGTTGTQASFLELFDGDQETIDKIDPMIAEKMGFKECYPVSGQTYSRKVDTRVANILAGIAASAHKMSNDIRLLQHLKEVEEPFEKSQIGSSAMAYKRNPMRSERIASLSRYVMVDALNPAITSATQWFERTLDDSANKRLSIPEGFLAIDGILDLCLNVVDGLVVYPKVIEKHMMAELPFMATENIMMDAVKAGGDRQELHERIRELSMEAGKTVKVEGKDNNLLELIAADPAFNLSLEDLQRSMDPKKYIGRAKEQTERFVNTVVQPILDSHKELLGVKAEINV from the coding sequence ATGAGTACAGACAGATATGTAAGTCCTTTATCAGAACGTTATGCCAGCAAAGAAATGCAGTATATTTTTTCCCCGGATATGAAATTCCGCACATGGAGAAGACTCTGGATCGCACTTGCTGAGACAGAGAAAGAGCTTGGCCTTAACATTACACAGGAGCAGATTGATGAACTGAAGGCACATGCAGAGGATATCAATTATGACGTTGCAAAGGAACGTGAACGTCAGGTGCGTCATGATGTTATGTCTCACGTATATGCGTATGGCGTACAGTGCCCGAAAGCAAAAGGAATCATCCATCTGGGAGCAACCTCCTGTTATGTAGGTGATAATACAGACATTATTGTAATGACAGAAGCATTAAAGCTTGTGAAGAAGAAACTGGTCAATGTTATTGCCGAGCTTTCTGCTTTCGCAGATAAATATAAAGATCAGCCTACTCTGGCATTTACACATTTTCAGCCTGCACAGCCTACTACAGTAGGTAAGCGTGCAACACTCTGGACACAGGAATTCCTGCTTGATCTGGAGGATCTGGAGTATGTTCTGGGAACAATGAAGCTTCTGGGATCCAAAGGTACAACCGGAACACAGGCAAGCTTTCTGGAACTGTTTGACGGAGATCAGGAGACTATCGACAAGATTGATCCGATGATCGCAGAGAAGATGGGATTTAAGGAATGCTATCCGGTATCCGGACAGACCTATTCCCGTAAGGTAGATACACGTGTTGCCAATATTCTTGCAGGAATTGCAGCAAGTGCACACAAGATGTCCAATGATATCCGCCTTCTTCAGCATCTGAAAGAAGTAGAAGAACCATTTGAGAAATCTCAGATCGGCTCCTCCGCAATGGCGTATAAGAGAAATCCTATGAGAAGTGAGCGTATTGCTTCCCTTTCCAGATATGTAATGGTAGATGCCCTTAACCCGGCGATCACATCTGCAACTCAGTGGTTTGAGAGAACTCTGGATGACTCTGCAAATAAGCGTCTGAGTATTCCGGAAGGTTTCCTTGCTATTGACGGAATCCTTGACCTCTGTCTTAATGTTGTAGATGGATTGGTTGTTTATCCGAAGGTTATCGAGAAACATATGATGGCAGAGCTTCCGTTCATGGCTACAGAGAATATCATGATGGATGCTGTAAAAGCAGGCGGTGACCGTCAGGAACTTCATGAGCGTATCCGTGAGCTTTCCATGGAAGCCGGAAAGACTGTCAAGGTAGAAGGTAAAGATAATAATCTGCTGGAACTGATCGCAGCAGATCCTGCATTCAACCTTTCTCTGGAAGATCTGCAGAGATCCATGGATCCGAAGAAATATATCGGACGTGCCAAAGAGCAGACAGAGAGATTTGTAAATACAGTAGTTCAGCCGATCCTCGATTCCCATAAGGAACTTCTGGGAGTGAAAGCTGAGATCAATGTCTGA
- a CDS encoding amino acid ABC transporter ATP-binding protein has product MVLFEMKNIKKSFGSLEVLKDISLQVEEGEVLSIIGPSGSGKSTLLRCATGLETPDSGEIIKQGDVGLVFQNFNLFPHFSVLKNITDAPIRVQKRKKEEVYAQARTLLKQMGLADRENAYPFQLSGGQQQRVSIARALCMNPKILFFDEPTSALDPELTSEILKVIKDLAAEHITMVIVTHEMTFARDISDHIIFMDKGLIAVEGSPKEVFESEHARMKEFLGKFHQG; this is encoded by the coding sequence ATGGTATTATTTGAAATGAAAAACATAAAGAAGAGCTTCGGCAGCCTTGAAGTATTAAAAGACATTTCACTTCAGGTAGAGGAGGGTGAGGTTCTTAGTATTATCGGACCTTCCGGTTCCGGTAAATCCACACTTCTCCGCTGTGCCACCGGTCTTGAGACACCGGACAGCGGTGAGATCATCAAGCAGGGGGATGTGGGACTGGTATTTCAGAACTTTAATCTTTTCCCCCATTTTTCCGTACTGAAAAATATCACAGATGCTCCGATCAGAGTGCAGAAGAGAAAGAAAGAAGAGGTTTATGCACAGGCAAGAACTCTGTTAAAGCAGATGGGACTTGCAGACAGAGAGAATGCATATCCGTTTCAGCTTTCCGGCGGCCAACAGCAGCGTGTCTCTATTGCCAGAGCATTATGTATGAATCCGAAGATCCTGTTTTTTGATGAGCCTACTTCCGCCCTTGATCCGGAGCTTACAAGTGAAATTCTTAAGGTAATCAAAGATCTGGCAGCAGAACACATCACTATGGTGATCGTTACTCATGAGATGACATTTGCAAGAGATATCTCTGATCATATTATTTTTATGGATAAGGGACTGATCGCAGTTGAGGGGAGTCCAAAAGAGGTATTTGAATCAGAACATGCGAGAATGAAAGAATTTCTTGGTAAATTCCATCAGGGATAA
- a CDS encoding amino acid ABC transporter permease, which translates to MSLSVMLQQLASGMVVSVEIFVVTLLFSLPLGLLIYFGRMSKNPAIRGIVSAYISVMRGTPLMLQLMVVYFGPYFIFGIRISMGYSLIAVFIAFSINYAAYFAEIYRGGIESISAGQYEAAKILGYSKAQTFFRIILPQVIKRILPSVTNEVITLVKDTSLAFVVAVSEMFTIAKQIASAQTTMMPFVIAAVFYFVFNLLVAIVMDKIEKKLNYYR; encoded by the coding sequence ATGTCTTTAAGTGTAATGCTGCAGCAGCTTGCCAGTGGTATGGTAGTTTCTGTAGAGATTTTTGTAGTGACATTACTTTTTTCACTTCCGCTGGGACTTCTGATCTACTTTGGCAGAATGTCCAAGAATCCGGCGATACGTGGAATTGTGTCTGCCTACATATCAGTTATGCGTGGAACCCCGTTAATGCTGCAATTGATGGTTGTGTATTTCGGACCATACTTTATTTTTGGAATCCGTATTTCCATGGGATACAGCCTGATCGCTGTGTTTATTGCATTCAGTATTAACTATGCTGCATATTTTGCGGAGATTTACAGAGGAGGAATCGAATCTATTTCAGCGGGACAGTATGAGGCTGCAAAGATCTTGGGATACAGCAAAGCCCAGACATTTTTCAGAATCATCCTGCCGCAGGTGATCAAGAGAATCCTTCCATCTGTGACAAATGAGGTTATCACACTGGTAAAGGATACGTCACTGGCATTTGTTGTTGCTGTTTCGGAGATGTTTACAATTGCAAAACAGATTGCAAGTGCACAGACGACTATGATGCCTTTTGTGATCGCTGCTGTTTTCTATTTTGTGTTCAATCTTCTTGTTGCGATTGTAATGGATAAGATTGAGAAAAAACTGAATTATTATCGCTGA
- a CDS encoding amino acid ABC transporter substrate-binding protein has protein sequence MKKRSLAVLMAGVMAASMMTGVVSVYADADSKTLTVGFDAQYPPFGYKDDNGEYVGFDLDLAQEVCDNLGWELVKKPINWDSKDMELNSGSIDCIWNGFTINGREDDYTWSDPYLNNEQVMVVAADSGIEKLDDLAGKNVVVQAASAALDALNSDDNKDLTASFASLTENPDYNTAFMNLDSGAADAIAVDIGVAKYQLSQREEGKYVILDEPIQSEEYGIGFKKGNDELKDTVWEEVLKLYDAGEVDKLAEKYEVADMLCIGDDEKSDDKKDDAAEDDASDADTAKEDTADTAKDAE, from the coding sequence ATGAAAAAGAGATCTTTAGCAGTACTCATGGCAGGAGTTATGGCAGCTTCTATGATGACGGGTGTTGTTTCTGTATATGCAGATGCTGACAGTAAGACATTAACTGTAGGATTTGATGCACAGTATCCTCCTTTCGGATATAAAGACGATAATGGAGAGTATGTTGGGTTTGACCTTGACCTTGCACAGGAAGTATGCGACAATCTCGGATGGGAACTTGTAAAGAAACCGATCAACTGGGATTCCAAGGATATGGAACTGAATTCCGGTTCTATTGACTGTATCTGGAACGGATTTACCATTAACGGACGTGAGGATGACTATACATGGTCAGATCCATATCTGAACAATGAGCAGGTGATGGTTGTTGCAGCCGATTCAGGGATTGAGAAGTTGGATGACCTGGCAGGCAAGAATGTAGTAGTTCAGGCCGCTTCCGCAGCACTGGATGCATTAAACAGCGATGATAATAAGGATCTTACAGCAAGCTTTGCATCACTGACAGAGAATCCTGATTACAATACAGCATTCATGAATCTGGATTCCGGCGCTGCAGATGCCATCGCAGTAGATATCGGTGTTGCCAAATATCAGCTTTCCCAGAGAGAAGAAGGCAAATATGTGATCCTTGACGAGCCAATCCAGAGCGAAGAGTATGGAATCGGCTTTAAGAAGGGTAACGATGAGCTGAAAGATACTGTATGGGAAGAAGTTCTGAAACTTTATGATGCAGGTGAAGTTGATAAACTTGCTGAGAAGTATGAAGTAGCAGATATGCTCTGCATTGGAGATGATGAGAAATCTGATGATAAAAAAGATGATGCAGCAGAAGATGATGCTTCCGATGCAGACACAGCAAAAGAAGATACAGCTGATACAGCGAAAGATGCTGAATAG
- a CDS encoding DUF5716 family protein: protein MNEIRDLIVGIDFGKEYSQICYYDRKGDEARSLSMKAGGNQYEAPCILCWRPEQKDYCVGLEADYFVREKGGVMIDDVYGICEKSDSVLVEGQELAPWEILAQFLQGMLKFLGVAELVKNTKCVAVTLPGLTEIQVENFQKAFEIIGFPHEKYMLLDYGESFYYYVLSQKRETWNRSVGWYAFTPENVSFRKMTMNGATKPVTVKLEEAVETELPAEGQERDSEFGKFVQKTLGRDLFSSIQITGDGFSQDWAEQSVRLLCYQKRKVFYGNNLFAKGACAAGKEKTENKALKGYRFLSDSLVMADVGMEMRVMGSPTYYPLIEAGNNWYDSKASCEFILDDTEELVFIVSTYHRPEKRRVGMMLPGIPLRPDKTTRLRLELQYVSSTECKVTVTDLGFGEMFPSSGKTWTETVEW from the coding sequence ATGAACGAAATTCGTGATTTGATCGTGGGAATTGATTTTGGCAAAGAGTATTCTCAGATATGTTATTATGACAGAAAAGGAGACGAGGCACGTTCTCTTTCTATGAAAGCGGGTGGAAATCAGTATGAGGCTCCCTGTATTCTGTGCTGGAGACCGGAGCAGAAAGACTATTGCGTAGGACTGGAAGCAGATTACTTTGTCCGGGAAAAGGGCGGAGTCATGATCGATGATGTCTATGGAATCTGTGAAAAAAGTGATTCTGTGCTGGTGGAAGGACAGGAACTTGCACCATGGGAGATCCTGGCTCAGTTTCTGCAGGGAATGCTTAAATTTCTGGGAGTGGCAGAACTGGTCAAAAATACTAAATGTGTGGCGGTGACACTGCCCGGGCTGACGGAAATTCAGGTTGAGAATTTCCAGAAAGCATTTGAGATAATTGGATTTCCACATGAGAAATATATGCTGCTGGATTATGGGGAAAGCTTCTATTATTATGTGCTCTCACAGAAAAGAGAAACCTGGAACCGCAGTGTGGGATGGTATGCCTTTACACCGGAGAACGTGTCTTTTCGCAAGATGACAATGAACGGTGCAACAAAGCCTGTCACTGTAAAACTGGAAGAAGCTGTGGAGACAGAACTTCCTGCTGAGGGACAGGAGAGAGATTCAGAATTCGGTAAGTTTGTCCAGAAAACACTTGGCAGAGATCTGTTTTCCAGCATTCAGATCACAGGAGATGGATTTTCACAGGACTGGGCAGAGCAGTCTGTAAGGTTACTCTGTTATCAGAAAAGAAAGGTTTTCTATGGAAATAATCTTTTTGCAAAGGGTGCCTGCGCTGCAGGAAAAGAGAAAACAGAGAACAAGGCATTAAAGGGATATCGCTTTTTAAGCGATTCTCTGGTTATGGCTGATGTGGGGATGGAAATGAGAGTGATGGGTTCTCCTACCTATTATCCGCTGATCGAGGCAGGAAATAACTGGTATGACAGTAAGGCATCCTGTGAATTTATTCTTGATGATACAGAGGAGCTTGTGTTTATTGTAAGCACGTACCACAGACCGGAGAAAAGAAGGGTAGGAATGATGCTGCCCGGTATTCCGTTGCGTCCGGACAAGACTACCAGATTACGGCTAGAATTACAGTATGTCTCATCTACAGAATGTAAAGTGACGGTTACAGATCTGGGATTCGGAGAAATGTTCCCTTCCAGTGGGAAAACCTGGACAGAGACAGTAGAATGGTAA
- a CDS encoding DUF5717 family protein yields MKKTIEELLSGNFRHEHPQLLFSQDKIEVTLKAGDVYKGELYFGTEDNQKIRGYITSSNRRVVPGTEKFSGTTVRLQYGIDGAGMHPGERHEGWLCFTTDIGEYKLPFLIQTEKAELKSAAGDVPDMDTFVNIAKDDFKEAYRVFTDRRFELLLRNAGQKEKALYKGLSKQPVTFQHVEEFLIGTGKKDPVKIELKADQNSFYDISESVRETFAVQRSGWGHLRLEVEAKGDFLEVSRHVVTDEDFIGSYYQVEYVIRKEKLKKGRQFGEITVKSPYQQLTYQITASMESKVQLKTEIHVKRHKLELLRDLAEYSCKRMDSKTWIGSSRFVLNQLREEGCDYPEYQMYEAYILHMEEKDEQAREILKKFKHQNFVRENLELAGAYLYLCVLTGLHKDREQAIRRLYNFFLQKEDSFLLFKLWLEMNPEDKGSPSRLVFMMEELFEKGCRSPFLYLEAWNYISSDTTLLHRMSSFWTQVFLFAGEKGLLTEELVMRFAYLTGYEREFCTSMYRALAMGYDAFESDDTLEAICRYIMLGNPRKPEYFRWFSQAVEKGIRLTRIYEYYVETMDTSYQRELPKPLLMYFTYNNTSLADDKKAFIYASIVGNRGRQPQTYADYRDHMKIFAMRKAKEGRMNENYAVLYQEFLSNPKTEGQAKLLAQKLFTHRLYCDDKKIRYVIVRHEQLREEEIYPCIQGVAYPRIYTDDAVILFQDGKQRRYVSTVDYNIKKLFDERELTDKVLGFHIEEPGLVLHCSEHTELKQENLQAFQRIPESEEFSDEYQKCIREKLLSYYSEHTGAEEADNYLRQMDYKKYAAVDRTALLEVLISRGMYQQAMSIVSQFGYEGIRIESQLKLTSRMLTRCEMEEDDELLALASDVYRRGKYDEVILKYLMEYRFGPVDELISVWKSAQGFEMDTYELEEKLLGLLMFTSDYRKEGEKILEDYVHHSGKERITGAYLTQTAYGAFVKEYPMSVFVRSLLERAYDEKWPVDFVCSLALLEAYSKEKKLEKKQLCNAEEILQKCVKQGMYFAFFRKLPVSVLSPYQLDDKTFVEYHADPSAKVTLYYALDAGLGNQVKYQTEPLRDLYEGIFAKSFTLFYGETLRYYFESVTGEQVNRTQERVLTMNKIEGTPVSKYHMINQMLSARRLDKKKEVFSQVKKYLRQEQYVKKMFVIEKEEQEQIVLKPGGTNERNS; encoded by the coding sequence TTGAAAAAGACGATAGAAGAACTATTAAGTGGAAATTTCAGACATGAACATCCGCAGCTCCTTTTTTCGCAGGACAAAATAGAAGTGACTCTGAAAGCAGGTGATGTGTACAAAGGGGAACTGTATTTCGGAACAGAGGATAATCAGAAAATACGTGGATATATTACATCTTCCAACAGGCGCGTGGTACCGGGAACCGAGAAATTTTCGGGAACTACGGTGAGACTGCAGTATGGAATTGACGGTGCGGGGATGCACCCGGGTGAGAGACATGAGGGATGGCTTTGTTTCACCACAGACATTGGAGAATATAAGCTGCCATTTCTTATTCAGACAGAGAAAGCAGAACTGAAAAGTGCAGCCGGAGATGTGCCGGATATGGATACCTTTGTGAATATTGCAAAGGACGATTTTAAAGAAGCATATCGTGTTTTTACAGACCGCAGATTTGAACTTCTGTTAAGAAATGCCGGACAGAAAGAGAAAGCTCTTTATAAGGGACTCTCAAAACAGCCTGTGACATTTCAGCATGTAGAAGAGTTTCTGATCGGAACGGGAAAAAAGGATCCTGTAAAAATTGAACTGAAGGCAGATCAGAACAGCTTTTATGATATCAGTGAATCTGTCCGCGAAACTTTTGCAGTCCAGAGGAGCGGATGGGGACATCTCAGGCTGGAGGTAGAGGCGAAAGGTGATTTTCTGGAAGTTTCCAGGCATGTGGTCACAGATGAGGATTTTATAGGAAGCTATTATCAGGTGGAATATGTAATCCGTAAAGAAAAGCTGAAAAAAGGACGTCAGTTTGGTGAGATCACTGTGAAGAGTCCTTATCAGCAGCTGACTTATCAGATCACTGCATCCATGGAATCGAAAGTGCAGCTCAAAACAGAGATTCATGTGAAACGGCATAAGCTGGAACTGTTACGTGACCTTGCAGAATACTCCTGCAAAAGAATGGACAGTAAGACATGGATCGGCAGCAGCAGATTTGTCCTTAATCAATTAAGGGAAGAAGGCTGTGATTATCCGGAATATCAGATGTATGAAGCATACATTCTTCATATGGAAGAAAAGGATGAGCAGGCAAGAGAAATTCTGAAGAAATTTAAACATCAGAACTTTGTCAGAGAGAATCTGGAACTGGCAGGTGCTTACCTTTATCTCTGCGTTCTTACAGGATTGCACAAAGACAGAGAACAGGCGATAAGACGTCTGTACAATTTCTTTCTGCAGAAGGAAGACAGTTTCCTGTTGTTCAAACTCTGGCTGGAGATGAATCCGGAGGATAAGGGTTCTCCTTCAAGGCTTGTATTTATGATGGAGGAACTTTTTGAGAAAGGCTGCAGGAGTCCGTTTCTGTATCTGGAAGCATGGAATTATATCAGCAGTGACACAACACTTCTTCACAGAATGAGCAGTTTCTGGACACAGGTATTTTTATTTGCGGGAGAGAAAGGTCTTCTGACAGAAGAGCTGGTGATGAGATTTGCCTATCTTACAGGGTATGAGAGAGAATTCTGTACCAGTATGTACAGAGCACTGGCAATGGGATACGATGCTTTTGAATCCGATGATACGCTGGAAGCAATCTGCAGATATATCATGCTTGGAAATCCGAGAAAACCGGAATATTTCAGATGGTTTTCCCAGGCAGTGGAGAAAGGAATCCGTCTGACGAGGATATATGAATATTATGTGGAAACAATGGATACATCTTATCAGAGAGAACTTCCAAAGCCCCTTCTGATGTATTTTACCTATAATAATACTTCTCTTGCAGATGATAAAAAGGCATTTATTTATGCAAGTATTGTGGGAAACAGAGGCCGTCAGCCACAGACATATGCGGATTACAGGGATCATATGAAGATTTTTGCCATGCGCAAGGCGAAAGAAGGACGGATGAATGAGAATTATGCGGTTCTTTATCAGGAATTTTTAAGCAATCCCAAAACAGAAGGACAGGCAAAACTGCTCGCGCAGAAGCTGTTTACACACAGACTGTACTGTGATGATAAGAAGATACGCTATGTGATCGTGCGCCATGAACAGCTCAGGGAAGAAGAAATCTACCCATGTATCCAGGGCGTGGCTTATCCAAGAATTTATACAGATGATGCGGTGATCCTGTTTCAGGATGGGAAGCAGAGAAGATATGTATCAACAGTAGATTACAATATCAAGAAATTATTTGATGAGCGTGAACTGACAGATAAGGTTCTTGGTTTTCATATTGAAGAGCCGGGACTGGTACTTCACTGCAGTGAGCATACAGAACTGAAACAGGAGAATCTTCAGGCATTCCAGAGGATCCCGGAGTCAGAGGAATTTTCAGATGAATATCAGAAATGTATCAGAGAGAAGCTGCTTTCTTATTATTCCGAACACACCGGAGCAGAAGAAGCAGATAATTATCTGAGACAGATGGACTATAAGAAATATGCGGCTGTAGACAGAACAGCTCTTCTGGAAGTACTGATCTCCAGAGGAATGTATCAGCAGGCAATGTCCATTGTTTCCCAATTCGGATATGAAGGAATCCGCATAGAGAGCCAGCTGAAACTGACCAGCAGAATGCTGACAAGATGTGAGATGGAGGAGGATGACGAATTGCTTGCCCTTGCATCGGATGTATACAGACGCGGAAAATATGATGAAGTGATCCTGAAGTATCTTATGGAATACAGATTTGGTCCTGTAGATGAACTGATATCTGTATGGAAAAGTGCGCAGGGCTTTGAGATGGATACTTATGAACTGGAAGAGAAGCTTCTTGGCCTTCTGATGTTTACTTCTGATTACAGGAAAGAGGGAGAGAAGATCCTGGAGGATTATGTTCATCACAGCGGAAAGGAACGTATTACAGGAGCATATCTTACGCAGACTGCATATGGTGCATTTGTAAAAGAATATCCGATGAGTGTTTTTGTAAGAAGTCTGCTGGAGCGGGCTTATGATGAGAAATGGCCGGTTGATTTTGTATGCAGTCTTGCTCTTCTGGAAGCGTATTCCAAAGAAAAAAAACTGGAGAAAAAACAGCTTTGCAATGCAGAGGAGATTCTTCAGAAATGTGTGAAACAGGGAATGTACTTTGCGTTTTTCAGGAAACTTCCGGTATCTGTCTTAAGTCCCTATCAGCTGGATGATAAAACCTTTGTGGAATACCATGCAGATCCGTCTGCAAAGGTGACACTCTATTATGCACTGGATGCAGGCCTCGGAAATCAGGTGAAATATCAGACAGAGCCTCTGCGTGATTTATATGAAGGTATTTTTGCAAAATCATTTACATTGTTCTACGGGGAGACATTGCGGTACTATTTTGAATCAGTAACAGGAGAGCAGGTAAATCGGACGCAGGAGAGGGTACTTACAATGAATAAGATTGAGGGTACACCTGTAAGCAAATATCATATGATCAATCAGATGCTCTCTGCACGCAGACTGGATAAAAAGAAAGAAGTGTTTTCACAGGTGAAGAAGTATCTTCGCCAGGAACAGTATGTGAAGAAGATGTTTGTGATCGAGAAAGAAGAGCAGGAACAGATTGTCCTGAAACCGGGAGGAACAAATGAACGAAATTCGTGA